In a single window of the Enoplosus armatus isolate fEnoArm2 chromosome 15, fEnoArm2.hap1, whole genome shotgun sequence genome:
- the ppie gene encoding peptidyl-prolyl cis-trans isomerase E produces the protein MAANKRVLYVGGLAEEVDEKVLHAAFIPFGDITDIQIPLDYETEKHRGFAFIEFELAEDAAAAIDNMNESELFGRTVRVNTAKPMRIKEGSSRPVWSDDDWLKKFSGKTTEEAEGEAAGGETTNTASQEAEPPAKKGRVNPQVYMDIKIGNKPAGRLRFLLRADIVPMTAENFRCLCAHEKGFGYKGSSIHRIIPQFMCQGGDFTNHNGTGGKSIYGRKFDDENFVLKHTAPGQLSMANSGPNTNGSQFFITTDKTDWLDGKHVVFGELVEGMDVLRAMEAQGAKDGKPKQKVIISDCGEYV, from the exons ATGGCGGCTAACAAACGAGTGCTGTATGTCG GTGGCCTGGCAGAGGAGGTGGACGAGAAGGTGTTACATGCAGCTTTTATTCCCTTTGGAGACATCACAGACATCCAGATACCATTAGACTATGAAACAG aAAAGCACAGAGGATTTGCATTCATTGAGTTTGAATTGGCAGAG GATGCCGCAGCAGCTATTGATAACATG AATGAGTCTGAGCTTTTTGGCCGGACTGTCCGGGTCAACACCGCCAAGCCCATGAGAATCAAAGAAGGGTCCTCTCGACCAG TGTGGTCGGACGATGACTGGCTGAAGAAGTTCTCAGGTAAGAcgacagaggaggcagagggggaggcagCGGGTGGAGAAACAACAAATACTGCATCACAGGAG gCTGAGCCCCCGGCTAAAAAGGGCAGAGTTAATCCTCAGGTCTACATGGACATCAAGATCGGAAACAAGCCAGCAGGGAGACTACGCTTCCTCCTTCGTGCCGATATCGTTCCCATGACAGCAG AGAATTTCCGCTGCTTGTGCGCGCATGAGAAGGGCTTTGGCTATAAGGGCAGCAGCATTCATCGCATCATCCCTCAGTTTATGTGCCAAGGAGGTGACTTCACCAACCACAATGGCACCGGTGGCAAGTCCATCTACGGCCGGAAGTTTGACGATGAAAACTTCGTCCTCAAGCACACCGCTCCAG GGCAGCTCTCCATGGCCAACTCTGGGCCAAATACTAATGGCTCTCAATTCTTCATCACCACCGACAAAACAGACTGGCTGGATGGCAAACATGTGGTGTTTGGAGAGCTGGTGGAGGGGATGGATGTGCTCCG